A stretch of the Papaver somniferum cultivar HN1 chromosome 6, ASM357369v1, whole genome shotgun sequence genome encodes the following:
- the LOC113287379 gene encoding callose synthase 9-like — MSRVEENWERLVRAALRRERTGGDAFGRPVTGIAGNVPSSLENNRDIDAILRAADEIQDQDPNISRILCEHAYALAQNLDPNSEGRGVLQFKTGLNSVIKQKLLKREGLSIDRSQDIARLREFYKLYRENNKVDELREDEMKLRESGAFSGNLGELERKTVKRKRVFATLKVLGAVLEKLSEEDTDGLISEELKRVIESDAAMTEDLIAFNIVPLDAALTTTNAIVSLPEVRAAVSALGYFRGLPKLPEDYSTPETRNADMLDFLNYVFGFQKDNAGNQREHIVLLLANEQSRLGITEEIDPKLDEAAVQKVFLKSLDNYIKWCNYLGIQPAWGSLDTVNKEKKLLFVSLYFLIWGEAANIRFLPECLCYIFHHMVREMDVILRQSSAVQADSCKLQTGGRASFLDQVISPLYDVVAAESKNNNNGKAAHSAWRNYDDFNEYFWSLHCFELSWPWRINSPFFMKPVPKSKDFLACTGGQHQGKTSFVEHRTFLHLYHSFHRLWIFLFMMFQLLVIIAFNQGKFNDKTIREVLSLGPTFVILKFFESVLDILMMYGAYTTSRHIAVSRIFLRFLWFTGASVVISYLYVKALQEQRKPNSSSVIFRMYVFVIGIYAGVQLLFSLLMRIPACHSLTNSCDRWAVIRFFKWMHQERYYLGRGMYERTSDYIKYMLFWVVVLGCKFAFAYFLQIEPLVEPTRIIANLPVLEYSWHDFVSKNNHNALAIGSLWAPVIAIYLLDIYVFYTIISAIVGFLLGARDRLGEIRSLEAVHKLFEKFPGAFMETLHVPLSRRSFLQTSNQVFEKNKADAAQFSPFWNEIIKNLREEDYLTSLEMELLLMPQNSGNMPLVQWPLFLLASKLFMAKDIAGEVKDSQDELWERISRDDYMKYAVEECYHTIRYILTEILDDEGKMWVERIYEDIHGSIMKKEIHFDLQLVKLPLVISRITALTGILKGTESPELQKGAVKAVQDLYDVIQHDILSVNMRGNYETWSILINARSEGRLFSDLKWPKDAELRAQIKRLHALLTIKDSAANIPKNLEARRRLQFFTNSLFMEMPAAMPVRKMVPFSVFTPYYSEIVLYNMADLRKRNEDGISLLFYLQKIFPDEWKNFLARIGRDENTLDSELFENPSDVLELRFWASYRGQTLARTVRGMMYYRKAIMLQSYLERISPGDTEAILSAKEAFDTQGFELSPEARAQADLKFTYVVTCQIYGKQKEQQKPEAADIAMLMQRHEALRVAFIDVVETLKEGRVHTEYYSKLVKADDNGKDKEIYSIKLPGDPKLGEGKPENQNHAIIFTRGSAVQTIDMNQDNYFEEALKMRNLLEEFYHDHGIRPPTILGVREHVFTGSVSSLASFMSNQETSFVTLGQRVLANPLKVRMHYGHPDVFDRVFHITRGGISKASRVINISEDIYAGFNSTLRQGNITHHEYIQVGKGRDVGLNQIAVFEGKVASGNGEQVLSRDIYRLGQLFDFFRMLSFYFTTVGFYFCTMLTVLTVYIFLYGKIYLALSGAGESIMEKANVLQNTALTAALNTQFLFQIGVFTAIPMILGFILEQGFLRAVVSFITMQIQLCSVFFTFSLGTRTHYFGRTILHGGAKYQATGRGFVVQHIKFSANYRLYSRSHFVKGLEVALLLVVYAAYRYDDGGALGYILLSVSSWFMALSWLFAPYVFNPSGFEWQKTVEDFRDWTNWLLYRGGIGVKGEESWEAWWDGELEHIRTFGGRLMEILLSFRFFIFQYGIVYKLHASGDDTSLTVYGLSWIVLAVLIILFKVFTFSQKISVNFQLVLRFVQGVSFMLAMAGLAVAVVLTNLSVPDIFACILAFVPTGWGIISIAIACKPLMKKLGLWKSIRSIARLYDAGMGMIIFIPIAIFSWFPFVSTFQTRLMFNQAFSRGLEISLILAGNNPNSDL, encoded by the exons ATGTCTCGAGTAGAAGAAAACTGGGAGAGATTGGTGCGTGCTGCATTACGGAGGGAACGTACAGGTGGTGATGCATTTGGTCGACCGGTTACTGGAATTGCTGGTAACGTACCGTCTTCTTTGGAGAACAATAGGGATATAGATGCAATTCTGAGGGCTGCTGATGAAATACAAGATCAAGACCCAAATATCTCAAGAATTC TTTGTGAGCATGCTTACGCATTGGCACAAAACTTGGACCCCAACAGTGAAGGTAGAGGTGTGCTACAATTCAAGACCGGTTTGAATTCTGTGATCAAG CAAAAACTTCTTAAGAGGGAAGGTCTAAGCATAGACAGAAGCCAGGACATTGCTCGCTTACGGGAATTTTACAAGCTTTACAGAGAAAATAACAAAGTAGATGAGCTACGTGAAGATGAAATGAAATTAAGGGAGTCTGGTGCTTTCAGTGGTAACCTTGGAGA GTTGGAGCGGAAAACTGTCAAAAGGAAAAGGGTGTTTGCAACTCTGAAGGTTTTAGGTGCAGTGCTGGAGAAGCTAAGTGAAGAGGATACAGATGGATTGATCTCTGAAGAG CTGAAGCGAGTGATAGAATCTGATGCAGCGATGACAGAGGATTTAATCGCTTTCAATATAGTTCCACTGGATGCAGCCCTGACTACAACAAATGCAATTGTGTCTTTACCTGAG GTACGGGCTGCAGTTTCAGCTCTAGGGTACTTTAGAGGTTTGCCCAAGTTGCCAGAAGATTATTCTACTCCTGAGACGAGGAATGCAGATATGCTTGATTTTCTGAATTACGTTTTTGGATTCCAG AAGGACAATGCTGGTAACCAGAGGGAACATATTGTTCTCCTCCTTGCCAATGAGCAATCTCGACTTGGCATTACAGAGGAAATTGATCCA AAATTGGATGAAGCTGCTGTACAGAAAGTGTTTTTGAAGTCACTTGATAACTACATCAAGTGGTGCAATTACTTGGGTATTCAGCCAGCTTGGGGCAG CTTGGACACTGTGAATAAGGAAAAGAAATTACTGTTTGTTTCTTTGTACTTTCTCATATGGGGAGAAGCTGCCAACATTCGGTTTCTTCCAGAGTGTCTGTGCTACATATTTCATCAT ATGGTTAGAGAAATGGATGTGATTTTACGGCAGTCAAGTGCAGTGCAAGCTGATAGTTGCAAGTTACAGACTGGTGGCCGTGCATCATTTCTTGATCAAGTTATTTCTCCTTTGTATGATGTCGTGGCTGCG gaatctaaaaacaataataatggcAAAGCAGCTCATTCAGCATGGAGGAATTATGACGATTTCAATGAGTACTTTTG GTCACTACATTGTTTCGAACTTAGTTGGCCGTGGCGCATAAATTCACCCTTTTTTATGAAGCCCGTACCGAAGTCTAAG GATTTTCTGGCATGTACTGGAGGTCAGCACCAAGGGAAGACTTCTTTTGTAGAGCACCGGACATTTCTCCATCTTTATCATAGTTTCCACCGATTGTGGATATTTCTATTTATGATGTTTCAG TTACTCGTCATCATCGCTTTCAACCAAGGGAAGTTTAACGATAAGACGATAAGAGAGGTTCTTAGTCTTGGCCCGACGTTTGTCATCTTGAAGTTTTTTGAGA GTGTGCTGGACATTCTCATGATGTATGGAGCCTATACTACATCACGACACATAGCAGTTTCTCGAATTTTTCTTAGGTTTCTATGGTTTACCGGTGCTTCAGTCGTCATATCCTATCTTTACGT GAAAGCTCTTCAGGAGCAAAGAAAACCAAATTCAAGTTCTGTTATATTTCGGATGTACGTCTTTGTCATAGGAATATACGCTGGTGTCCAACTGCTTTTTAGTCTCCTCATGCGTATACCTGCATGCCATAGCTTGACTAATTCATGTGATCGCTGGGCTGTAATTCGCTTCTTTAAGTGGATGCACCAG GAGCGCTACTACCTTGGGCGTGGGATGTATGAGAGGACTAGTGACTATATCAA GTATATGCTTTTTTGGGTAGTCGTTCTAGGCTGCAAATTTGCATTTGCTTATTTTCTCCAG ATTGAGCCCCTCGTAGAACCCACAAGAATTATTGCAAATCTTCCCGTTTTAGAATATTCGTGGCATGATTTCGTATCTAAAA ATAACCACAATGCTTTGGCAATTGGGAGCTTATGGGCACCAGTGATTGCT ATCTATCTCTTAGATATCTATGTGTTTTACACAATTATATCGGCCATTGTTGGGTTTCTTCTTGGGGCTAGGGATCGTCTTGGGGAG ATTAGATCATTGGAAGCTGTCCATAAACTTTTTGAAAAGTTTCCTGGGGCTTTTATGGAGACTCTTCATGTTCCTCTTTCTAGAAG GTCCTTCCTCCAAACCTCCAATCAG GTTTTTGAGAAGAACAAAGCAGATGCTGCTCAGTTTTCCCCCTTTTGGAATGAGATTATAAAGAACTTGCGAGAAGAAGATTATCTTACTAGCTT AGAGATGGAGTTACTTCTCATGCCCCAAAATTCTGGAAATATGCCCTTAGTTCAGTGGCCCCTATTTCTTCTTGCTAGCAAG TTATTTATGGCTAAGGATATTGCTGGTGAGGTCAAGGACTCGCAAGATGAACTAtgggaaaggatttcaagagatgacTACATGAAGTATGCAGTCGAGGAGTGCTATCACACTATTAGATATATTTTGACAGAGATACTTGATGATGAAGGAAAGATGTG GGTGGAGAGGATTTATGAAGATATTCATGGGAGTATAATGAAGAAGGAGATCCATTTTGACCTTCAGCTAGTTAAACTGCCTCTCGTCATATCCAGAATTACTGCTCTGACTGGAATTCTG AAGGGAACAGAATCACCTGAATTGCAAAAGGGTGCTGTGAAAGCAGTGCAAGATCTATACGATGTGATCCAGCATGATATTCTTTCTGTTAATATGAG AGGAAACTATGAAACATGGAGTATTTTAATAAATGCAAGGAGTGAAGGTCGCCTTTTCTCTGATTTGAAGTGGCCCAAGGATGCTGAGTTG AGAGCACAAATTAAGAGATTGCACGCACTCTTAACCATCAAAGACTCAGCTGCAAACATTCCAAAAAATCTGGAAGCCAGGAGGAGGCTGCAGTTCTTCACGAATTCCCTTTTCATGGAGATGCCTGCTGCTATGCCAGTCCGCAAAATGGTGCCTTTCAG TGTGTTCACTCCGTATTATTCTGAGATTGTACTTTATAATATGGCTGATTTGCGAAAGAGAAATGAGGATGGGATATCTCTATTGTTTTATCTGCAAAAGATATTTCCAG ATGAGTGGAAGAACTTTCTGGCTCGAATAGGTCGAGACGAGAATACTTTAGACTCTGAACTTTTTGAAAATCCTAGCGATGTCCTGGAGCTTAGGTTTTGGGCTTCTTACCGCGGACAAACATTAGCTAGGACTG TACGGGGGATGATGTACTACAGGAAGGCAATTATGCTCCAGAGCTATTTGGAAAGGATTTCTCCCGGAG ATACGGAAGCCATACTCTCAGCAAAGGAGGCCTTTGACACTCAAGGTTTTGAGCTGTCTCCTGAAGCTCGAGCGCAGGCAGATCTTAAGTTTACGTATGTTGTAACATGCCAAATCTATGGGAAacagaaagaacaacaaaagccaGAGGCTGCGGACATTGCAATGCTGATGCAACG ACACGAGGCTCTTAGAGTTGCTTTCATTGATGTTGTTGAAACTCTGAAGGAGGGTAGAGTTCATACAGAGTACTACTCAAAGCTTGTTAAGGCTGACGACAATGGGAAAGATAAG GAAATATACTCCATAAAATTACCAGGAGATCCAAAACTTGGTGAAGGGAAGCCTGAAAACCAGAACCATGCTATCATTTTTACACGTGGTAGTGCAGTTCAGACAATTGATATGAATCAG GATAATTACTTCGAGGAAGCCTTGAAGATGAGAAATCTGCTGGAGGAGTTCTATCATGATCATGGTATTCGTCCTCCAACTATTCTTGGTGTAAGAGAGCATGTCTTCACAGGGAG TGTCTCATCCTTGGCGTCATTCATGTCCAACCAAGAGACAAGTTTTGTTACTTTAGGCCAACGTGTTTTAGCGAATCCTCTAAA GGTGCGCATGCATTATGGACATCCAGATGTGTTTGATCGGGTTTTCCACATAACAAGAGGCGGTATCAGCAAAGCGTCACGCGTTATTAACATTAGCGAAGATATATATGCTG GGTTCAATTCAACATTGCGTCAAGGCAATATTACTCACCATGAGTACATTCAG GTTGGAAAAGGTCGAGATGTTGGTCTGAATCAGATTGCAGTATTTGAAGGGAAAGTGGCTAGTGGTAATGGTGAACAGGTTCTTAGTAGGGACATTTACAGACTCGGTCAACTCTTTGATTTCTTCCGCATGCTGTCGTTCTACTTCACCACcgttggattttatttttgtactatG ttaacagtgctGACTGTGTATATTTTTCTGTACGGGAAGATATATTTG GCACTCTCTGGAGCCGGTGAATCTATTATGGAAAAAGCCAATGTGTTGCAGAACACTGCATTGACTGCTGCTCTCAATACACAGTTTCTTTTCCAGATCGGTGTTTTTACTGCTATACCGATGATTTTGGGATTCATTTTGGAGCAAGGTTTTTTGAGG GCAGTTGTCAGTTTTATCACAATGCAAATCCAGCTTTGTTCTGTCTTCTTCACATTTTCTCTTGGCACAAGAACGCATTATTTTGGTAGGACAATTCTCCATGGGGGTGCAAAG TATCAAGCAACAGGCAGGGGGTTTGTGGTGCAACATATAAAATTTTCAGCAAATTATAGACTATACTCGCGAAGCCACTTTGTTAAAGG ATTAGAAGTTGCACTTCTGCTGGTGGTGTACGCTGCTTATAGatatgatgatggtggtgctTTAGGCTATATTCTTCTTTCTGTTAGCAGTTGGTTCATGGCACTCTCTTGGCTATTCGCACCCTATGTGTTCAATCCTTCTGGGTTTGAATGGCAGAA GACTGTAGAGGACTTCAGAGACTGGACAAATTGGCTCCTGTATAGAGGTGGTATCGGAGTAAAGGGAGAGGAGAGTTGGGAAGCTTGGTGGGATGGGGAATTG GAACATATTCGAACATTTGGAGGGAGGTTAATGGAGATCTTACTGAGCTTTAGATTTTTCATTTTCCAGTACGGCATTGTTTACAAGCTGCATGCATCAGGGGATGATACCTCTTTGACG